A stretch of the Mesorhizobium sp. Pch-S genome encodes the following:
- a CDS encoding transporter substrate-binding domain-containing protein: protein MRIAMASALLCIALVPATAVHAQDQHSITIATEGASPPWDGTDANGELYGYDVDVGLELCRRIAIKCKFVAQDWDGIIPALLVGKYDVIMSGMAITEKRKKSIAFSVPYAAGYNQFIVRKALALDPGDVRQKLSLTAPGTTEKAVIERLRLQLGGKTIGVLRSSNSEAVLKELFGDVVTLRSYDSLDNLKLDIAAERVDGGLADYFTWRDFLETPEGHAAVFFGPQVNGGLWGPGVGAGMRKDDTDLIARFDKAIAAAVEDGTIKALSQKWFKTDISPASTK from the coding sequence ATGCGCATAGCCATGGCCAGCGCTCTGCTTTGCATTGCCCTAGTTCCGGCAACAGCAGTCCATGCCCAAGACCAGCATTCGATAACGATCGCCACCGAAGGAGCTTCGCCCCCTTGGGACGGAACCGATGCCAATGGCGAGCTCTACGGCTATGACGTCGATGTCGGTCTCGAATTGTGCCGGCGCATCGCCATCAAGTGCAAGTTTGTCGCCCAGGATTGGGATGGCATCATACCAGCGCTGCTTGTCGGCAAGTACGACGTCATCATGTCGGGCATGGCAATTACCGAGAAGCGCAAGAAATCGATCGCCTTTTCGGTTCCCTACGCCGCCGGGTACAACCAGTTCATCGTGCGCAAGGCGCTGGCCCTCGACCCCGGCGACGTCAGGCAAAAGCTCAGCCTCACTGCGCCAGGGACAACTGAGAAGGCTGTGATCGAGCGTCTGCGATTGCAACTTGGCGGCAAGACGATCGGCGTGCTGCGCTCCTCCAACTCAGAGGCCGTGCTGAAGGAGCTGTTCGGCGATGTCGTGACACTGCGCAGCTACGATAGCCTCGACAATCTCAAGCTTGATATCGCAGCCGAGCGTGTGGACGGCGGGCTTGCCGACTATTTCACCTGGCGCGATTTCCTTGAAACGCCGGAAGGCCACGCGGCCGTCTTCTTTGGACCACAGGTGAATGGTGGCCTTTGGGGACCGGGTGTCGGCGCGGGGATGCGCAAGGACGACACCGACCTGATAGCGCGCTTCGACAAAGCCATCGCGGCGGCGGTCGAAGACGGAACGATCAAGGCACTGAGCCAGAAATGGTTCAAGACCGACATTTCGCCGGCGTCGACCAAATAG
- a CDS encoding pyridoxamine 5'-phosphate oxidase family protein: protein MANEQEFAETFWNSFQSDMTAMVGTKAVHPKPMTAQFDDDSRTVYFFTAKDTDLAENASTPTPATLIYAAKGHDIFATVEGTLKTDNDRSRIDRLWNRYVAAWFEGGKDDPRLCLLAFEPGQAEIWKDASSVVAGVKLFLGMGDPKEDYRDKVATVRLD, encoded by the coding sequence ATGGCCAATGAACAGGAATTTGCTGAGACGTTCTGGAACTCGTTTCAATCCGACATGACCGCCATGGTTGGGACAAAAGCGGTTCATCCGAAACCGATGACTGCGCAATTCGATGACGATAGCAGGACAGTCTATTTCTTCACCGCGAAAGATACCGACCTTGCCGAAAATGCGTCCACACCGACGCCTGCCACTTTGATCTATGCGGCAAAAGGGCACGACATCTTCGCAACAGTCGAGGGCACCCTGAAAACAGACAACGATCGCAGCCGGATCGATCGCCTTTGGAACCGCTACGTGGCTGCCTGGTTTGAGGGCGGCAAGGACGATCCTCGACTGTGCCTGCTCGCTTTCGAGCCGGGGCAAGCCGAAATCTGGAAAGATGCCTCAAGCGTCGTCGCCGGCGTGAAGCTTTTTCTCGGCATGGGCGATCCGAAAGAGGACTATCGGGACAAGGTTGCGACTGTGCGCCTCGACTAA
- a CDS encoding PRC-barrel domain-containing protein, whose protein sequence is MTTLTGHTEAIPASRVIGTNVYNTAGEHIGDIKDVMLEKTSNGIMFAVIGFGGFLGIGEKYHAIPWASLDYDKGKEGYVVPYDKEQLRAAPSYSVNELTEQDGLRARDDSHSYYKVDPYWQ, encoded by the coding sequence ATGACCACTTTAACAGGCCATACCGAAGCAATCCCGGCTAGCCGGGTGATCGGCACCAACGTCTACAACACCGCCGGTGAACACATCGGCGACATTAAGGATGTGATGCTGGAAAAGACCTCCAACGGCATCATGTTCGCCGTCATTGGTTTCGGCGGTTTCCTCGGCATCGGTGAGAAATATCACGCCATACCGTGGGCCTCGCTGGATTATGACAAGGGCAAGGAAGGCTATGTCGTGCCCTATGACAAGGAACAGCTGCGGGCCGCACCGTCCTACTCTGTCAATGAGCTGACCGAGCAGGATGGCTTACGGGCGCGCGACGATTCTCACAGCTACTACAAGGTGGACCCTTACTGGCAGTAG
- a CDS encoding Ku protein: protein MARQAFWKGYLKLSLVTCPVAMTPVVSSSEQIRFHTINRKSGRRVRSQYFDAETGKAVAEDDEAKGYEVEEGKLIVFTDKELEAVALESTRTIDIETFVPVESIDWIWYDRPYLLVPDDKVGAEAFAVIREAMKSTSMAGIARLVIANRERAVLLRSRDKGIFVWTLRYGDEVRDAADYFGEIDSGKIGEKTLKSMRRAIAKETAAWNPKFSRDQLQDRLSKLIKKRAADAKKSAKAHKTSKPGTASNVISITDALRASLAKEKQKAR from the coding sequence TTGGCGCGTCAGGCTTTCTGGAAGGGTTACCTCAAACTGTCCCTCGTGACCTGCCCCGTCGCGATGACGCCGGTGGTCTCCAGCAGTGAGCAGATCCGTTTTCACACGATCAATCGCAAGAGCGGCCGTCGCGTCAGAAGCCAGTATTTCGACGCGGAAACCGGCAAAGCGGTTGCCGAGGACGATGAAGCCAAGGGCTATGAGGTCGAGGAAGGAAAACTGATTGTCTTCACGGACAAGGAGCTGGAGGCCGTCGCCCTTGAAAGCACCCGGACCATCGACATCGAGACCTTCGTTCCCGTCGAGTCGATCGACTGGATCTGGTACGACCGGCCCTACCTGCTCGTGCCAGATGACAAGGTTGGCGCGGAGGCCTTCGCGGTGATCCGCGAGGCCATGAAGTCGACCAGCATGGCAGGCATAGCAAGACTTGTGATCGCCAATCGCGAACGCGCGGTCCTGTTACGCTCACGCGACAAAGGCATTTTCGTTTGGACCCTGCGCTATGGCGACGAAGTCCGCGACGCGGCGGATTATTTTGGCGAAATCGACAGCGGAAAGATCGGCGAGAAAACGCTGAAGTCGATGCGCAGGGCCATTGCGAAAGAGACCGCTGCCTGGAACCCGAAATTTTCCCGCGACCAGTTGCAGGACCGCTTGAGCAAGCTCATCAAGAAGCGCGCGGCCGACGCGAAGAAATCGGCGAAGGCACACAAGACCTCCAAACCGGGGACGGCCAGCAACGTCATTTCCATAACCGACGCCCTGCGGGCCAGTCTTGCCAAGGAAAAACAGAAAGCGCGGTGA
- the ligD gene encoding DNA ligase D, giving the protein MPADKLSTYKAKRNFEATQEPSGSVDVKASNRLRFVIQKHDASRLHYDFRLELGGVFKSWAVTKGPSLDPHDKRLAVEVEDHPLDYGDFEGTIPKGQYGGGTVMLWDRGYWEPEGKGSIEQQLRQGDLKFQLDGKRLKGSFVLVRMDGDRFKGKRNNWLLIKHRDETSVEKDGTAVLEDNATSVASGRSMDEIKSGKGRRPRPFMLAANALEADAVWDSKTGLAAQNRQAARGKTGSHSEIPAFIEPQLCQTLSRPPNGKGWLHEIKFDGYRIQMRILDGKVTLKTRKDLDWTGRYPAIAAAAKDLPDAIIDGEICALDHNGAPDFAALQAALSEGKTGDLVYFAFDLLFDGKEDLRSLVLIERKARLQQLLSGFDDSDNIRFVEHFDTGGDAVLRSACRLSLEGIISKEAKAPYFSGRSTSWAKSKCRAGHEVVIGGYATTQGRFRSLLVGVHRGKNFVYTGRVGTGFGGKKAEVLLAALKPLETSQSPFTGGLVSKRGDTVVWVKPDLVAEIEFAGWTADGLVRQAAYKGLREDKPAGDVEAEKPADPDTELVEPAPATSRSSRRGGKANVMGVLISSPDKVLWPAETGTKEITKEDLARYYEAVGPWMIDHIRGRPCSIIRAPDGINGEKFFQRHAMPGTSNLLERVEVSGDRQPYLEIDKVEGLAAVAQLGAVELHPWNCEPYQPEVPGRLVFDIDPAPDVPFDLVVEAAHELKEQLERLHLVAFCKTTGGKGLHVVTPLKVGKRRKPTWDEAKAFAHAVCMVMASERPDRYLTKMSKKLRQGRIFLDYLRNDRMATAVAPLSPRARDGATVSMPLTWSQVRKNLDPKRFTMRTVPGLLSKTSAWSDYCDGERPLEDAIPALRRAAKT; this is encoded by the coding sequence GTGCCAGCCGACAAACTGTCTACTTACAAAGCGAAGCGGAATTTCGAAGCGACCCAAGAGCCGAGCGGCAGCGTTGATGTGAAAGCATCGAACCGACTACGCTTCGTGATCCAGAAACACGATGCAAGCCGCCTCCACTACGATTTCCGGCTTGAGCTGGGTGGGGTCTTTAAATCCTGGGCGGTGACCAAAGGGCCGTCGCTCGACCCGCATGACAAGCGCCTGGCCGTCGAAGTCGAGGACCATCCGCTGGACTATGGCGATTTCGAGGGCACCATTCCGAAGGGACAGTATGGTGGTGGCACCGTCATGCTGTGGGACCGCGGCTACTGGGAACCAGAAGGCAAAGGTTCGATCGAGCAACAGCTTCGACAAGGCGACCTCAAGTTCCAGCTTGATGGCAAACGCCTCAAAGGCAGCTTCGTCCTGGTGCGGATGGACGGCGATCGCTTCAAGGGCAAGCGCAACAACTGGCTGTTGATCAAGCATCGCGACGAGACATCAGTCGAGAAGGACGGCACAGCCGTTCTCGAAGACAATGCGACCTCGGTGGCATCCGGTCGCTCGATGGATGAGATCAAATCCGGCAAGGGCCGCAGACCCAGACCTTTCATGCTTGCGGCAAATGCCCTCGAAGCCGACGCTGTCTGGGACAGCAAGACCGGGCTAGCCGCGCAGAACCGCCAAGCCGCACGCGGTAAGACGGGCTCACATTCCGAAATACCTGCATTCATCGAACCACAGCTTTGCCAGACGCTGTCGCGCCCTCCGAACGGCAAGGGCTGGCTGCATGAAATCAAGTTCGATGGCTACCGCATCCAGATGCGCATCTTGGACGGCAAGGTGACGCTCAAGACCCGCAAGGACCTCGACTGGACCGGTCGGTATCCGGCCATCGCTGCCGCCGCAAAAGATCTGCCGGATGCGATCATCGACGGTGAAATCTGCGCGCTCGATCACAACGGCGCCCCCGATTTTGCGGCGCTGCAGGCAGCGCTCAGCGAAGGCAAGACGGGAGACCTTGTTTATTTCGCCTTCGATCTGCTTTTCGATGGCAAAGAGGATTTGCGATCCCTTGTTCTGATCGAGCGCAAGGCGCGCCTGCAGCAACTGCTTTCTGGCTTCGACGACAGCGATAACATCCGTTTCGTCGAGCATTTCGACACCGGCGGTGACGCGGTCCTGCGATCCGCCTGTCGCCTCTCGCTGGAAGGTATCATTTCGAAGGAGGCGAAAGCTCCTTATTTTTCGGGACGATCGACGAGCTGGGCAAAGTCCAAATGCCGCGCAGGACATGAAGTCGTCATCGGTGGATACGCCACCACGCAAGGGCGCTTCCGCTCCCTTCTGGTCGGCGTGCATCGCGGCAAGAACTTTGTCTACACGGGCCGCGTCGGCACGGGCTTCGGCGGGAAAAAGGCCGAAGTGCTGCTTGCGGCCCTCAAGCCGTTGGAGACGTCCCAATCGCCCTTCACCGGCGGACTGGTGTCCAAGCGCGGCGACACGGTCGTCTGGGTCAAGCCTGACCTGGTCGCTGAAATTGAATTTGCCGGATGGACAGCCGACGGCCTGGTACGACAGGCCGCCTACAAAGGCCTGCGCGAAGACAAACCCGCCGGCGATGTCGAGGCGGAAAAGCCCGCGGATCCGGATACGGAACTTGTCGAGCCTGCGCCTGCGACATCGCGTTCATCGCGGCGCGGCGGCAAAGCAAATGTCATGGGTGTCCTGATTTCGAGCCCTGACAAGGTGTTATGGCCTGCCGAGACCGGAACCAAGGAAATTACCAAGGAAGATCTGGCACGCTATTATGAGGCCGTCGGGCCTTGGATGATCGACCATATCCGCGGTCGTCCGTGCTCGATCATTCGCGCGCCGGATGGCATCAATGGGGAGAAATTCTTCCAGCGTCACGCCATGCCCGGCACGTCCAACCTGCTTGAGCGGGTCGAGGTTTCCGGTGACCGCCAACCCTATCTGGAAATCGACAAGGTCGAAGGCCTGGCAGCCGTCGCGCAACTCGGCGCGGTCGAACTGCATCCGTGGAACTGCGAACCGTATCAACCTGAAGTTCCGGGTCGCCTGGTGTTCGACATCGATCCTGCACCCGACGTGCCGTTCGACCTTGTTGTCGAAGCCGCGCACGAATTGAAGGAACAGCTCGAACGGCTGCACCTCGTCGCGTTCTGCAAGACCACTGGCGGCAAGGGTTTGCACGTGGTTACGCCGCTCAAGGTGGGAAAGCGCCGGAAACCCACCTGGGACGAAGCCAAGGCGTTCGCGCATGCTGTTTGCATGGTCATGGCTTCCGAACGCCCGGATCGCTATCTGACCAAGATGTCGAAGAAGCTTCGACAGGGGCGGATCTTTCTCGACTACCTGCGTAACGACAGGATGGCGACCGCGGTCGCGCCATTGTCGCCGCGCGCCCGGGATGGCGCGACAGTCTCGATGCCGCTGACATGGAGCCAGGTCAGAAAGAACCTCGACCCAAAGCGTTTCACCATGCGCACGGTGCCGGGCCTGCTTTCCAAGACTTCCGCCTGGTCGGATTACTGCGATGGCGAAAGGCCGTTGGAGGACGCCATTCCTGCTTTGCGCCGGGCCGCGAAAACGTAA
- a CDS encoding CapA family protein — MMSSFRVALTGQSLIKKDVRHIRQEQFWEVLDLLKQADVVFTNFESTILGQYGGWPTKGRYFDYSRPEVLDTLQSMGFNTLALANNHAFDLGPAGILSTLSEVWSRGFLHAGIGTDETDATKPGRRQFGGRNVTLFAMDAGPGPANMYAENRTASRPSRPGVNRLKTLRTVGVPVETFRSLGMLSEDLRTSPIELVNYVQPDDPVPARDESELNFYGTLFRQAADFGRFVEVDRDNLDQHLSAMRRAAGRGDFVIAYLHHHHWEAGWQDVPAWVQDFARSCIDAGADLFVSHGAPVLQALEIYNSCPIFYGLGNFLFHVPPEETEWSAPEVWQSIVATCRYAADGALDGIDLLPIVLGDCDGATETGTSNRLVPLAATGSVAAAILEGFAARSRRFGTEIAVSAASACVSIDPPLRAGKEPIGRTR; from the coding sequence ATGATGAGTTCTTTTCGTGTGGCCCTGACGGGCCAGTCGCTGATCAAGAAGGATGTGCGGCACATCCGGCAGGAACAGTTCTGGGAGGTCCTGGACCTCCTCAAACAGGCCGATGTGGTGTTCACCAACTTCGAATCGACAATCCTTGGCCAATATGGGGGATGGCCAACCAAGGGCAGATATTTCGACTATTCACGGCCGGAGGTCCTCGACACGTTGCAGTCGATGGGGTTCAACACACTCGCTTTGGCCAACAACCACGCCTTCGACCTCGGACCGGCCGGGATCCTGTCGACACTGAGTGAAGTGTGGTCACGCGGCTTTCTGCATGCGGGCATCGGTACCGACGAAACGGACGCGACGAAGCCCGGACGTCGGCAGTTTGGCGGCCGCAACGTCACGCTGTTTGCGATGGATGCCGGCCCCGGGCCGGCCAATATGTATGCCGAAAACCGAACTGCGTCCCGACCATCGCGCCCTGGCGTGAACCGGCTGAAGACCCTGCGCACGGTTGGCGTGCCGGTCGAGACGTTTCGCAGTCTGGGCATGCTGAGCGAAGATCTGCGGACGTCGCCGATTGAATTGGTGAATTACGTGCAGCCTGACGATCCGGTGCCAGCACGCGACGAGAGCGAGCTCAATTTCTATGGCACCCTCTTCAGACAGGCAGCCGACTTTGGCCGCTTCGTTGAAGTCGACCGGGACAATCTCGACCAGCATCTCTCCGCGATGCGGCGGGCGGCGGGGCGTGGCGACTTCGTCATCGCTTATCTGCATCACCATCATTGGGAGGCAGGATGGCAGGACGTGCCTGCCTGGGTTCAGGACTTTGCGCGCAGTTGCATCGATGCCGGAGCCGATCTCTTCGTCAGCCATGGCGCCCCGGTTCTCCAGGCACTGGAAATCTACAATTCCTGCCCGATCTTCTACGGGCTTGGAAATTTCCTCTTCCATGTGCCGCCGGAAGAAACCGAGTGGAGCGCTCCGGAGGTCTGGCAAAGCATCGTCGCCACATGCCGCTATGCCGCAGACGGAGCACTCGACGGCATCGACCTGCTTCCCATCGTATTGGGCGACTGCGATGGGGCGACAGAGACCGGCACCAGCAACCGGCTGGTTCCGCTTGCCGCGACCGGGAGCGTCGCAGCCGCGATCCTGGAGGGTTTCGCCGCGCGGTCGCGAAGGTTCGGCACCGAAATCGCAGTCTCGGCCGCATCGGCTTGCGTCTCGATCGATCCACCCCTGCGGGCAGGAAAGGAACCGATCGGGAGGACGCGCTGA
- a CDS encoding low affinity iron permease family protein has protein sequence MSKEGTTELRTASILTHLGTATARPWAFLVLVGYAALWLTFERETFDWHGFATLATWAMTLFIQRAEHRDTQALQAKLDELLRANSKAKDQLTTIDEEEPEEIERQRREQHR, from the coding sequence TTGTCGAAAGAAGGAACGACAGAATTGCGCACGGCAAGCATCCTGACACATTTGGGAACGGCAACTGCCCGTCCATGGGCATTTCTGGTCCTGGTCGGCTATGCTGCGTTGTGGCTCACCTTCGAGCGGGAGACTTTTGACTGGCATGGATTTGCCACGCTGGCGACATGGGCCATGACACTCTTCATTCAGCGAGCAGAGCATCGCGACACACAGGCGCTGCAGGCGAAGCTGGATGAGTTGTTGCGCGCCAACTCCAAAGCCAAAGATCAATTGACCACGATCGATGAAGAGGAGCCGGAAGAGATCGAACGGCAACGCAGGGAGCAACACCGCTAG
- a CDS encoding plasmid stabilization protein, producing MPRGEKSKYTDRQERKADHIADSYEKRGVSEQEAERRAWATVNKDDGGGKKEGGSGRGKRTGHPAAHKGGEKGGEASASRTKAQR from the coding sequence ATGCCGCGTGGTGAAAAATCAAAATACACCGACAGGCAGGAACGCAAGGCCGATCATATCGCCGACAGCTATGAAAAGCGTGGCGTTTCGGAACAGGAAGCCGAACGCCGCGCGTGGGCCACGGTCAACAAGGACGACGGTGGCGGCAAGAAGGAAGGTGGTTCGGGGCGCGGCAAACGCACCGGCCATCCGGCAGCCCACAAGGGCGGGGAAAAAGGCGGCGAAGCTTCCGCGTCACGAACGAAGGCGCAACGCTGA